TTATTTAGCAGGTTCTACTGGCTCTGGAAATTTTGTAAAAGTGCCGCCGACTTCTAAATTAACTACACCCTTTTGCCCCTCTAATTTACGAACAATATCCGGATAATAAGGCATATTTTTAGAAAAAGTTGGAATACTCGCAATGACTTGATTTCCATCATTCATGTTTAAACTAATTAAATAATCGTCTGAGGCACTTTGTTTAAACTCAATCTCTGAAATACTATTTTTAATATTTTTCCCTAATTGGCTGTATTGCAAAATCATTTCATCCAAGGCCGGGCCTTCTTTAAAATTAACAAAAATAGGCGGATTTCCAATAGAAACTTTTCGACTTTCCTTTACAATCTTGCCATTTTCCAAAATATTATGGTAAGCATTATCTTTTGCCAAATAGGCAACTGTTTTATACTCTTGAACTACTAAACGGAAGCTATTAATCCCACTAAATTCTAAATCAACTGATTTTACTTGCTCCATTTTTGATTGAATTCGATTAGTAATCTTACGACGGTCAAAAAAGTTGGTCCAAATCGGATCACCAGTTTTTAATTGACTGGCATCAATAATCGCTTGATCTGAGACTTCACTAGTTCCCGATACTGATATCTCGGCAACTTGACTAAACGGTGAGATAAAATAAATAATTAATAAAATTGCAAAAGAAAATATAAAAATCAAAGAAATCAGCCGGCGCA
The sequence above is a segment of the Carnobacterium gallinarum DSM 4847 genome. Coding sequences within it:
- a CDS encoding cell division protein FtsQ/DivIB, whose protein sequence is MANWNKRSSYKKDANPSSDSLTPWEKMRKDASVNQAVEKTAAKKKSRSKIEKREKKVVSMEQKLPRLKELRKKKMLRRLISLIFIFSFAILLIIYFISPFSQVAEISVSGTSEVSDQAIIDASQLKTGDPIWTNFFDRRKITNRIQSKMEQVKSVDLEFSGINSFRLVVQEYKTVAYLAKDNAYHNILENGKIVKESRKVSIGNPPIFVNFKEGPALDEMILQYSQLGKNIKNSISEIEFKQSASDDYLISLNMNDGNQVIASIPTFSKNMPYYPDIVRKLEGQKGVVNLEVGGTFTKFPEPVEPAK